Genomic window (Alnus glutinosa chromosome 9, dhAlnGlut1.1, whole genome shotgun sequence):
ATCAAATACCAATATTCCCAAGTCTGCCTCTCCCACTTCCAATTACCCtgatgaaatgaaataattcTTGGATCATACACAACAAAAATGTAATACCCACACCCAATTAATTAAAAGTCCTAACGTTCAATCAAACAAGCGCCAAATTGCAGCCAGCATAGCACCAAAGATCCCCCGAGACACCGATCATTTGAAATCTAACTCAATATCAGGTCTGGTCTTCTATCTCACTTGAGCGTTAGAGAGAAACATTTCTGAGAATTAAGAGGCATCGACCCACGAAGGCACAGAGAAAAAAATGCGTTCTTGTAGAACCACCACCAGAAGGTGTACTTGGGCTTCGACGGAGATAGATGAGTGACAGATAGAGATGATAGAGAAACGGTGAAAAAATGGGTGACGATGCTACAGTGCTTCACAATGAAGAAGCACGGTAACAAAATGTTGGTTTAAAGAATCTGGAAAAAATCTGTTGGATTGGGGTTTTGGGACCTTTTAGCTAAAGTTTAAAGAATTGGGAGTTTTACAAcatctgttggagatgctcttagcaTGACAGTTCATGGTACCACCTGTTTATCGAAATTTGAGCCGTTATGTATCATTGAACAAGAACACCTTTGCAAGACTCTTTCTGTACAACATGTTTACAGAAAACCAAGTGTATATATCTTTGAATCAAAACTCTCCGTCTCAATGTGATTGTCTTTTTGTAGCTGATGGTTGCTCAAGTATGTTTGGGCAATGGAGAAGGGCAGAGAAGCAGGCTATATTCTCTCGTATTTTGGTGTCCAAAATCGGCATGGTTCGAAAATGTCTATATGGTAGCCTAGAAAGAACTCATCTGTTATATTAAGTCTCTTGGTACTAATAACCATATAGTGTACATATCAAACACATGCATGTGAGCCTAATAGAGCATATAAAGCTAAAAATTAGGCATCTAAGTATTATGCCACTTGAAACTCTTTTGGGAATATTCGTTATGAACGTTTATATGTATGGAAAAAGGTTTATATTTTGAAGGTTGATATTTGCTATTGATATCATTTCTACCAATGGCTTTGATTGTGCTATCTGCTGTTAtctggttatatatatatttttttggggtaatAATTATATTCTCGTCCTGCTTTATTTCTAAATTTCATTCAAGGCTCTTCTTTCCGAACATCAGCTGGCTCTTATTTTTTGCCCTGTACAGTGATTCAATAGATCCCTAGTTGCTACTTTTACTATAGGTTTCCTGGATAGGTCAAATTCCATTTGACTAGATGACTCCAATATTGAAACCTCGAGGATGTCTTGGTTGTGTATGTTATATGACTGCATTGAAGAGTCAATACATTACCATATAGGTTTTAAAAGTGTGGTAGTATACTTTTTAGTTTTTGCAACTGACTTTATGTTAATAATATATTCCCTCAGTCACATATTGTTGGTGTGGTATTCCATTTTGGGATGTCCTAAAATATTATCCGGTTTGAAAAGTCTAGAGCcacaaatttaatgaattttctaATATGCCCTTTGCTTTAAAGTTAAcggtttaaattattttcataagtTTGCTTGACCTTTTAGAAAGAGTGGTCTCAGAAACTTATATCTTTTTACTTTgaagaaaatgcatttaattCTATTTCCTTAAAGTTGGATTTTCTAACGTGTACAAACAATATGGCATGGCCCGTAGTATCAACTGTTTAGGGTGAAATATCATGGGTAGTGTGAGTTTCAGGTTTTTGTACTTGTTAAATTGTCATGGGTAATTTTTCATAGAAATTTTTCCATAAAGAAACTAACATacagaaatgttatttttttaatggacatAGTTATGCTCTGCCACCTTTGATATAAATTGTTTCGGTCTTCTAAGCATGTAAAAGTTCAGAAGTTTGAGGCTTATAGGACATTCGAACCTCATTTTTGGATTCTTATTTCATTATATTCTCATATTTGCTTAATTGTAAGGTTAAACTATGACTATAACTCAGAAGGTATAGCAATTTTTTTGTGGCTTGCAGTTTTTAGGACTGGTGCTGTGAATGCTGCTTCAGGATCTGCTTATGCGGAGTTTGGAAATACTAAGGTCATTGTGTCTGTGTAAGTGTATCTTTTACCACACAAATTGCGTTTTCCTTGGTACCCTGCTCTTGTAAAAAGGACGCATTCTCTAATTAGTTTTTCTATTCtaattattgaaaatattttgcattttttattttttgtaatatacaTTATagcaagctatatatatagatgcaaGAAAACTTGTTTAACATTTGATAGGGTGTTGGTTGGTTCAGGTTTGGGCCAAGAGAAAGTAAGAAGGCAATGATGTACAGCGATATTGGGCGGCTAAATTGTAATGTCAGCTATACAACTTTTGCCACCCCAGTCCGTGGACAGGTATATAGGATCTCTTATTGTCAACTTAATTATCCTCTTCTTCATAATTTTGATTATTGCGTTAAATTTTGAACTCCCAATAGGGATCAGAGTACAAAGAGTTTTCCTCAATGCTTCATAAAGCTTTGGAGGGTGCAATAATTTTGGAAACTTTCCCCAAGACTACTGTAGACGTTTTTGCATTGGTGCTGGAATCTGGTGGCAGTAAGTAtgaagttttgttttaaaagaaatgaaatatacatacatacatttaACAGTGGTTTTTTAGCGTCTGAATCTTGTTAACCAATTGTATCATGTCGGAGACCTGTTTTTGTTTGGGCGACGTAGTTTCCAACAAGATATTTGAGTGGCAGgcagtaattttatttttgagttttttgtgaactttatgcaTGTTCACTGCAGGTGATCTCCATGTTGTCATATCATGTGCCAGTCTTGCCCTAGCAGATGCCGGGATTTTGATGTATGACCTTGTTGCCTCAGTTTCTTTGGTATGCAATGTGCCCTGGCACTTCCCTAAATATTTCAATTGGTAGTTGAGCATGATATAAAAATCATTTGCATAGAAGCTAATAACTttgatttttaaagttttgtttCTCCTATAATTTTTCCTCATTCccattcttttctattttcttatttggcTGCTAGCGACACATTTGTTCTCTTGctgtttcatttttatcaattatctaaatttgttatctcaagTCTTATAGaattttttacttattaaaaaaaaagtcttataGAATTTATGATTGTTTGATGTTTCTGCCTACATGAACCGTAGGTCAGTGATCTTCATATATAGCAAATAAAGAGTTAGTCCTTTAATATGACTTTACAAGATAAAAGCTTATCTTTGATAAGCTTAGTAAGACTAGAAGTAGAAACCTAAAACTATacaatgcaggaaaataaactaagaagaaaataagtaaTGGAAAATAtccttattaaactaaatactttaaggaaataaaatatgaagAATTAAACTCCTTATTCCAGCCGGCTTGGGGTTGCTTGGTGACTACGGTAGTGCCACCTAGCCCTAGGAAAATCTGAACGTATCATagatagattaatctttatcaGATGATAAAGATTTATCTAGTCTAATTcgccccctcaaactcgacATAGGTGGCCTAACGTTGAGGTTGAAAGCAAGGAGAAGGAACCTGCTGGCAGGTAGAGGCTTTGTGAGGACATCAACAATCTGATCTTTTCCAGAGATGAACCGAACATTTAATAACTTATCTACAACTTGATCACGAACAAAATGATAGTCTATCTCAATGTGCTTTGTACGCGCGTGATAGATAGGATTGGAAGTGAGATAGGTGGCACCTATATTATCACAAAGTAAAGCTGGTGCACATGGAAGTGAGATCTGAAGTTCATTTAGTAGAGTCTGAATCCATACAAGTTCTGCAGAAGCATTTGCATGGCTTTATTCTCCGATTCTGCACTAGAACGTGACACAGTGGGCTGCTTTTTTCTAACTCCAACATATCAGATTTTTACCCAAGATGGCGCAATACCTAGATGTTGATTTGCAGTCATCCGGGCAGCCAGCCCAATCAGAATCTGAGAAGGCTATTAGTTGATGAGATGAGAGCTTGTGGATGCAAAAAGTGTACTCAATAGTGTCCTTCAAGTAACGCAAGATGCGTTTAATAGCAGTCCAGTGAGGTTCTCGGGGATCTTGCATAAACTGAGAGACCTTGTATAAACTGAGAGACCTTGTTGACAGCAAATGTTATGTCTGGACGTGTGAGAGATATGTATTGAAGAGATCCAACTGTGCTGCGATAGAGTGTATGGTCTGTAATGGTTGATCCTTCAAACTTGCTGAGATTAGGATGAGGACATCGGAGTAGAGACAGGCTTAACAAGCTCCATATTAGTCTTCTTGAGGATACAGGAGTCCTCGTCGACGACAGTTACAGGGACAGATACAGGAACGGAGTCTTTTTCCGGGGGTGAGTCGAGCAGGTCCCCGGTGCTTTCGGCGGTTTCTTGCTCGAGTGTGAATCCAGCCTTTAATAGGTTCGGTTTCCCCCCTTTTCCGGCACAGGATCTGGGTTTTCCGGGGGGTTCAGCTTCTACTTCTTTTAAGTTTACTCCTTTGGGGAAGCTTCAGTTTCCTAATCCCCTCTCTGCCGCTCCGTCGCTCGCTGGTGCAGCTCTTTTAGGAGAGAAGCTGCGCTCTCCCCTCCCTGTGGTGGCTTCTAAGCCCTTCCAGTGTTACTACAGAAGggcaaaaaaattgagggaaagGCATTCTGTGAAGTGGAATGTTGAGCTACTTTCTGACTCTTTGCAAGCTGTGAAGATGTCAGTTGGCTTCGTTGTTAAGAGGGTTTCAGGTGGAGTGCCGCCAGCTGAGAAGGCGGCAAAACCTCCTGCAATAAAGAAGGCAGTGACGCCAGTGAATcagggcctttttaggaaggggtttctcaataTTCCCCCGATTTCAGTCCCTACCGTGGCGCTTCAGGTTGTCAACAATGACGGGGTGGTAGGTCCTTCTTCCCCTTCAAGCGGTTGCTTGAATGGTTTCTCCCAAACTCGGAATTGGCCAGTTggctttgatcataacggggagattgtggtgtgggaggaggatgaatatgattattgggatggtttgccattagattgggcgatggatggggagtttggggaggaggctttggctattcgggatgccatggaggAGGAGTTCTAGTTTTTTGCGCGTCAAAACTCTAAAGggaaaaagggagcttctaaatttgcatagttccattaactatggtgacgcgaattacccctctaggcgtaggaaaggcaaggcacataTGTTGTAGGTCTGTTGTGCTTTGACGGGTAGTGGGTTttattgttcttagttgggttcttttgtattttgtttggttcttttgtgttctggggcattggtgttgtgggttttttttgggttagctttggttgttcctgtgtatacttcctgtgtacctaggggcgccttacgcttttttataaaagttcttcttacttatcaaaaaaaaaaaaaaaaaaaatatctttgcTGAGATAGGTGAAGTCCATCTGATTTCCAAGAAGCTTCAACACCTAAAAAGAAGTTTAGAGGGCCCAGATCTTTTAGAGCAAAAGAGGAGTGTAAATCTTGTATAAGTTTAGATATAGCTCCTCTGTGTGAACTAGTaatgatgatatcatcaacgTAGATTAACACAAAAATTTGAATGCCATTAGCTTTGTAGATGAAGAGTGATGAATCAGCCTTGAGCCCTTGAAATTTAGGCCATACAAGGCTTTGTGCAGTTTGCAAACTGCTGTAGGATGAGATGGATGCTGAAATCTAGGAGGTTGTTCCATGTATACAGATTCTTGGAGGCTGCCATGGAGGAATGCATTGCTTACATCAACTTGATGGACTGGCCAGCCTGCAGAGACAGCAAGAGAGAGCACTGTTCTAATGGTTATAGGCTTGATTACAGGGCTATAGGTTTCTGAAAAATCAATTCCGggttgttgatgaaaccctTTTGCTACTAAACGAGCCTTGCAGCGCTCAATAGACCCATTAGCCTTCCTCTTTACtcgaaaaacccatttgcaCCCAACTATGTTCATAGAAGAAGAGGGAGATACAAGTGACCAAGTACCGTTTTTGAGAAGTGCATCAAACTCTTGATTCATCGCCTCTCTCCATTTTTGCTTGCTAGCTTGAGTGTAGCAAGTAGGCTCAACTTCCTGACTTTGGAGTAAAGCTGTGAGTGCTTGAGGAGTAGGATATCTTATTCGGCCATCTGTGAACTTAGTACGTTTGAAAATCTGATTCTAGGACCGAGTTATCATGCCATGCACTCTTGAAGGAGGGGGTATAGGTGAGGTTTCGGTTGGTGCAGGTGAGGAGGAAGTTGTTGAAGAGTGAAAGGGAATTAGAGGTTGAGGTGAGTAATTTGGTAAGGTATTGTGGGAATTTTCTGGTGTGGAACTGCAGGGGTCAGGAATATGATTGGTTGCTGGAATTATAAGAGGAATAGAGATAGTGGAAGAGATTTGATGAGGTGGAGACCGGGTGGTAACAGATTgtgaaaatggaaaattttgttCATTGAAGACCACATGCCGAGCATTGTAAAACCTGCTTGAAGGGATGTGAAGGCACTTATATCCTAGGTGATTCTTGCTATAACCAATGAAGACACAAGATTGAGATCGGAAAGCAAGTTTGGTGGAATTATAGGGACGAAGGAATGGCCAACATTCACAGCCaaagattttcagcaatttATAATCAGGGGAGATTTGAAATAAGTTTGCAAAGGGAGATTTCTGGTTTGTAACTTTGGATGTGAGTCGATTAATTAAATAAACGGTAGTCTCAAAAGCCGAATCCCAAAAAGAAATTGGTGCACTAGCAGTGGCAAGAAGTGTAAGGCCTGTTTCGACAATATGTCTATGCTTTCTTTCGACAGACCCCATTTGATGGCGAGTATGTGGACAACTTAGACGATAGGAGACTCCCATTGTTGTGAGGGAGGTTTGAAGAGGGCGAAATTCCTCCATTGTCACTTTGGACAAATGTTATTTTTGTTCAAGAGTATGTTTCAACAAGTAGTTTGAAACGTAGAAAAGTAGCAAGAACATCATATTTGAGTTTGAGAGGATAAAACAAAgtatatttattaaaatcatccacaatactTAGATAATACCGATTATTGTTTACATAATTGAGTGGATCAGGGCCCCATACATCAAGGAAAAGTAATTGCAAAGGACGACTAGAAATAGGACTTAAATTGAAATGGAGACGATGACTTTTGCCTTGTTGACCTGAACAACAAACATAATTGATCTTGGATGGAACCACAGGCAATTTATTGAACTTGATAATTTGACTGAATATAGGAGAAGCTGGATGACCCAACCGGTAATGCCATTGATCCAAGGAAACTTTCTCACCAATGAGGGCAGCAAGAGACTTGGAAAAATGATCACGAGATGAGGGCCATGGATAGAGACCGGATCTGGGTTTGGAGGTCCTTGACACAAAAAAAAGTGGgatgaaattcaataaaaacTTGATTGTCATGTGTAAATTGGCTAACAGATATAAGGATTTTCTGAATTTTAGGGACATAGAACAGTGATTGTAAAAGAAAGTTGTGTGAAGGTGTAGGCAAGATACCTCGACTAGaatgtaaaattttcaaaacttggCCATTGTCGACTCGAATCTTGTCAGTTCCGGTGTATCCTCAACATTTAAGTTGAGATTGGAGAGGTCATTGGTGAGATGGATGTTGGAGCCAGTATCCAGATACCAGGAAGAATCAGATGCAGAGGAGGCAGATGCAAGGTTGGCATGCAGCGGAGAAGTTTCAACTTGATATCCTTGTTCAAAACGGAACCAGCAGGTTGAGGCAATGTGACATTGTTTATGGCAAACCTGACAAGTGGGGCGCTGAGAAGAACCTGGACCAGAGAAGGAGAATTGCTGAGTTGAGAATCGTCCTCGGCCACAACCTCTGCCGCGGGGGAAGTTGTTGCACTGGCCAGTGGAAGAACCACGGTTGAATCGAGGATAAGATTGGCCTTGACGCTGAGCAGTGTTGGCAGTGGAGATAGACAAATCAATGGATGATTTGTGTTGCTCTAAACGCATCTCATAGGAGAGCATAAAACCGTAGAGTTCGTTGAGAGAGATAGAGTCTTGGCGGGTGGTCACGGAGGTGACTAGAGGATCATATTCTAGACCAAGACCTCCAAGGATGTGGGAGATGAGTTCTGATGCTTCAATGGGTTTGCCAACAACAGTTAAAAGTGGAGAGAATCCCTGTGCTTTTTGATAGTAAGTGGAGATTGAGAGGGCTCATTTCTTCATGGTAGCAACTTGTTGTTTGAGCTGCATGATCCGTGGTTGAGACTGAGCGAAGAACAGGGTCTCCAAGGTGAGCCAGACTTCCTGAGAGGTGGAAAGACCAATAACATGTGGTAAGGCTTCAACCGAAAGGGTGGAGATGATGGCACTGAAGATCATTTTGTCTTGATGATACCATGACTGATATTCTGGATTAGAGAGTAGGAGACCGGAAGTGGGATCGGGAAGAAGTTGGGGTGGTTGGGGATGAGTTCCATCGACATAGCCGAAGAGATTTTGGCTCTCAAGGAACAGAACCAAAAGAAATTGCCATAAGATGTAGTTAATCTTGGTTGAGCTTTTCAGAAATATGATGATGCACATTTTGAAGTGCTGTTGGGTTTGCAAAAGAGTTGATTTGAGTTGGGTGTGAAACAGTAGGCGCTATTTGGGAAGAAGTAGTTTCGGAGATGGGAGGGGGAGTGGCTATAGACGTTTGTCTTgataggctctgataccatatagaattTATAATTGTTTGATGTTTCTGCCTACATGAACCGTAGGTCAGTGATCTTCATATATAGCAAATAAAGAGTTAGTCCTTTAATAGGACTTTACAAGATAAAAGCTTATCTTTGATAAGCTT
Coding sequences:
- the LOC133878151 gene encoding exosome complex component RRP41-like yields the protein MAGKPGTNPTTYSPSTATGKTRPPIFKDLDVDWIRPDGRGFQQCRPAFFRTGAVNAASGSAYAEFGNTKVIVSVFGPRESKKAMMYSDIGRLNCNVSYTTFATPVRGQGSEYKEFSSMLHKALEGAIILETFPKTTVDVFALVLESGGSDLHVVISCASLALADAGILMYDLVASVSLSCLGKNLVIDPILEEESYQDGSLTITCMPSRYEVTQLSITGEWSTPKINEGMQLCLDACSKLAKIMRSCLKEATSTSQE